From Pseudoalteromonas viridis, the proteins below share one genomic window:
- a CDS encoding methyl-accepting chemotaxis protein yields the protein MQLKNRLSILAVLLAVIPLLITCFVIGLLAYQEGKAAVTKEIENNLVSRRNAMQTQVERYFKTISDQVVTLAGSTMVIDASRAFSDAFARYPHAGASEHALKRFYETQFLEQYKQKNRGDSLSVNALMSQLSPTARALQAQYIAANPNPLGSKDQLLDAGDSSPYSAVHRRYHKALREFQARFGFYDVFITNPQGDVVYSVFKELDFATSLTSGPFRESGLARAYQAARTQQVREGHFIDFSPYMPSYNAAAGFISSAILADDGSLLGTLIFQLPVDEINRMLTLDGQWREQGLGDSGELYLVNQNKLLLNNSRFFVQDSDGFIAQLRTFDVDKAMVDNIEQQQSTIGTLRIDSPGTRAALAGQSGFAIFADYRSVSVASAFAPLDIDGLHWAIISEIDESEAFAMISQLKYSVLRSSLLFVSVAAIIASLVGFFVANRVTRPVIAASKAIRGIADNNDFRLRAPDEGDDEIRDLSRSVNNLVERLQQNFADLLHSAHTLKEMSTTLSERVAGLIDGVNKQSLDCEQSATAGQQMQHTVQEVASSALNTSEQTLQVSSLTSQTNQLVEHCAEISEQLAEEMDKVGGVMNGLSSQSEQIGSVLDVIQSIAEQTNLLALNAAIEAARAGESGRGFAVVADEVRGLAQRTQQATEEIEQMINALQSGVGEARQSVQQSRERSVDNAQTSERAKDSLMEVSGAIEQIVAMNTQVATAAEEQSAVVAQISQAISAISEEANGNLGRSQDIDDRSQHLAKLAVQLDDILARYQV from the coding sequence GTGCAATTAAAAAACCGTCTGAGTATCCTTGCTGTTCTGCTTGCTGTTATTCCTTTACTTATTACCTGCTTTGTTATTGGTTTACTGGCGTATCAGGAAGGCAAAGCCGCTGTTACAAAGGAAATTGAAAATAATCTGGTGTCGCGTCGTAATGCGATGCAAACTCAGGTTGAACGTTATTTCAAAACTATCTCAGATCAGGTGGTTACACTGGCCGGCTCTACCATGGTGATTGACGCCAGTCGGGCATTTTCAGACGCATTCGCCCGTTACCCGCATGCAGGTGCCTCAGAGCATGCGTTGAAGCGATTTTATGAAACTCAGTTTCTTGAGCAGTACAAGCAAAAGAATCGTGGCGATAGCCTTAGCGTAAATGCACTTATGAGCCAGCTGAGCCCGACGGCACGCGCGCTGCAAGCCCAGTACATTGCCGCCAACCCGAACCCGCTTGGCAGTAAAGATCAGTTACTGGATGCCGGGGACAGCAGCCCTTACAGTGCCGTGCACCGTCGTTATCACAAAGCATTGCGCGAGTTTCAGGCGCGTTTTGGCTTTTACGATGTCTTTATTACTAACCCTCAGGGCGACGTGGTTTATTCGGTATTCAAAGAGCTGGATTTTGCCACGTCTTTAACCAGCGGCCCGTTTCGGGAGTCTGGTTTGGCACGTGCCTATCAGGCTGCGCGTACTCAGCAGGTACGTGAAGGGCACTTTATCGATTTTAGTCCTTACATGCCCTCTTATAACGCGGCGGCAGGATTTATCAGTTCCGCTATTCTGGCCGACGATGGTAGCTTGCTTGGCACTTTGATCTTTCAATTGCCAGTGGACGAGATTAATCGGATGCTGACGCTGGATGGCCAATGGCGTGAACAGGGGCTTGGTGACAGTGGCGAGCTTTATCTGGTGAATCAGAACAAGTTGCTGCTGAACAACAGCCGGTTTTTTGTGCAAGACTCAGATGGTTTTATTGCTCAGCTTAGAACATTTGATGTTGATAAAGCCATGGTGGATAACATTGAACAGCAGCAATCCACTATTGGCACTTTGCGTATTGACTCGCCGGGCACGCGCGCGGCGCTGGCCGGGCAAAGCGGGTTTGCTATCTTTGCCGACTATCGGTCGGTGTCGGTGGCATCGGCTTTTGCGCCGCTCGATATTGATGGGTTGCACTGGGCCATCATCAGTGAAATTGATGAAAGCGAAGCCTTTGCGATGATTTCACAGCTGAAGTATTCCGTACTTCGCTCGTCGCTATTATTTGTGTCTGTGGCGGCCATTATCGCCAGCCTGGTGGGCTTTTTCGTGGCGAACCGGGTAACACGCCCTGTGATAGCCGCCAGCAAAGCGATCCGTGGCATTGCAGATAACAACGACTTCAGGCTGCGTGCGCCCGACGAAGGCGATGATGAGATCCGCGATTTAAGCCGTTCGGTCAACAACCTGGTCGAGCGCTTACAACAAAACTTTGCGGACTTATTACATAGTGCCCATACGCTTAAAGAAATGTCGACGACTTTGTCTGAGCGGGTGGCGGGCCTGATTGATGGCGTGAATAAACAGTCGCTCGACTGTGAGCAATCGGCCACTGCCGGTCAGCAAATGCAACATACAGTGCAAGAAGTGGCAAGCAGTGCACTGAATACCTCAGAGCAAACCCTGCAGGTCAGCTCGCTGACCAGTCAGACTAATCAGCTGGTGGAACACTGTGCTGAGATCTCCGAACAACTGGCAGAAGAAATGGATAAAGTCGGCGGCGTTATGAACGGGCTATCGTCGCAGAGTGAGCAGATAGGCAGCGTGCTGGATGTGATCCAGTCCATTGCAGAGCAAACCAATTTGCTGGCGCTGAATGCGGCCATTGAAGCGGCGCGGGCAGGAGAGTCGGGACGTGGCTTTGCGGTCGTGGCAGATGAAGTACGGGGCCTGGCACAGCGCACCCAGCAAGCAACAGAAGAAATTGAACAGATGATCAACGCCCTGCAAAGTGGTGTTGGCGAGGCGCGTCAGTCGGTGCAGCAAAGTCGCGAGCGCTCTGTCGATAATGCGCAAACGTCCGAGCGGGCTAAAGACTCATTGATGGAGGTGTCTGGTGCGATTGAGCAGATTGTGGCAATGAATACTCAGGTTGCGACCGCCGCGGAAGAGCAGTCGGCGGTAGTTGCACAAATCAGTCAGGCCATTAGTGCCATCAGTGAAGAGGCCAATGGTAACCTGGGGCGCAGTCAGGATATTGATGACCGCTCACAGCATCTTGCTAAATTGGCGGTACAACTGGACGATATCCTGGCCCGTTATCAGGTTTAG
- a CDS encoding Y-family DNA polymerase, with product MTLWLYLHFPAIQLDKLKMAAQVQTPDGAQPGDDLSALSRPCIIVGGHDNRVMQLDQAAAQAGIKIGMGLAGAAARSRELLVHPYDEADEKRTIREIAQWLYLITADIALFAPQGLLLKVSGMLAMYRDLSHYLNTLHAHLDTQSFSYRFACGYSPEAARLLAEHHGALVSQDPKVLESALLGLPLTALSLPAKALERLRRVGFKTVADLFALPLVELGKRFDCELVQYVSRLRGKVPHPVTFYQSEPEFERHLPLLYEIENLDWLNKPLLKLLVQQEQFLRLRNRHATQLTLTLHQRDAEPLVLSIGRGEGTDRADLWLTLCDLKLSTVTLSGPVQAIGLKVAQMCQPDELMTDLFAERRGTMTPAGLVAVLQARLGEQAVQGVKACDDLRPERASAYCTPLSVSGTPLAGTPFSGTPLSDDMMASSAMGYLRPAFLLPTIQPLQHKVTVHLGPERICTGWWDAHGIERDYFVAQDQQGRWLWVFRDRQQRWFCHGVFS from the coding sequence GTGACTTTGTGGTTGTATTTACACTTTCCAGCTATTCAGCTCGATAAACTGAAAATGGCTGCACAGGTACAAACCCCCGATGGAGCGCAACCTGGCGATGACCTCAGCGCATTGTCCCGGCCCTGCATTATTGTCGGAGGCCATGATAACCGAGTGATGCAGCTGGATCAGGCTGCCGCGCAGGCTGGTATTAAGATCGGCATGGGGCTGGCAGGTGCCGCTGCGCGCAGCCGCGAGTTGCTCGTACATCCCTATGATGAAGCTGATGAAAAGCGCACGATACGTGAAATTGCACAGTGGCTGTATTTGATCACTGCTGATATTGCTTTGTTTGCCCCTCAGGGACTATTGCTGAAGGTCAGCGGTATGCTGGCCATGTATCGGGATTTGTCTCATTATTTGAACACACTGCACGCGCACCTGGATACGCAGTCATTCAGCTATCGCTTTGCCTGTGGCTACTCTCCGGAGGCGGCCCGGCTGCTGGCAGAGCACCATGGTGCCTTAGTGAGTCAGGATCCTAAAGTGCTTGAAAGCGCCTTGCTGGGCTTGCCTTTAACGGCCTTGTCGCTGCCAGCCAAAGCGCTTGAACGATTACGCAGGGTTGGCTTTAAGACGGTGGCCGATCTGTTTGCTTTGCCTTTGGTGGAGCTGGGTAAACGCTTTGATTGCGAGCTGGTGCAGTATGTGTCCCGGTTGCGCGGCAAGGTGCCTCATCCGGTGACCTTTTATCAGAGCGAGCCGGAATTTGAGCGCCACCTTCCTTTGCTATACGAGATAGAAAACCTCGACTGGTTAAACAAGCCTTTGCTCAAACTATTGGTGCAGCAGGAGCAATTTCTGCGCTTGCGCAATCGCCATGCGACACAACTCACGCTGACCTTGCATCAGCGGGATGCCGAGCCGCTGGTGTTAAGCATTGGCCGGGGAGAGGGCACAGACAGGGCCGACCTCTGGCTGACCTTGTGCGACCTCAAACTAAGTACAGTGACACTGAGTGGCCCGGTACAGGCGATAGGGCTGAAAGTAGCTCAGATGTGTCAACCCGATGAACTGATGACAGACTTATTCGCCGAGCGACGAGGCACCATGACGCCTGCCGGTCTGGTTGCGGTGCTGCAGGCCAGGTTAGGAGAGCAGGCTGTACAGGGCGTGAAAGCCTGTGACGATCTGCGTCCTGAGCGGGCCAGCGCATATTGCACACCACTGAGTGTGTCGGGGACACCATTGGCGGGGACTCCTTTTTCGGGGACACCTTTGTCGGATGATATGATGGCATCGTCTGCAATGGGCTACCTTCGGCCTGCCTTTTTGCTACCAACTATTCAGCCCTTACAGCACAAAGTGACAGTGCACCTGGGGCCTGAGCGGATCTGCACTGGCTGGTGGGATGCCCATGGGATTGAGCGCGACTATTTTGTTGCGCAGGATCAACAGGGGCGCTGGTTATGGGTATTCAGAGACCGCCAGCAGCGCTGGTTTTGTCATGGGGTTTTTAGCTGA
- a CDS encoding sensor domain-containing diguanylate cyclase has protein sequence MKLKHLLIATFILVTALPLFIGLYSLNSYMGVQYREQVKSNLSAISQIAKLRILAGVERANDNVAQIASRTQLRRLLVLWNDTRDAQYRAQLTRIINDAALDRSYLRSIGVFDHQGQFVTATHGFEKLSSLASAQFEDRPIRLEQHNGVVQLSRVAPLLLDGRLAGYVKVDFSTQFLNQLVRDRTGLGQTGEWLIAMQDDNGDALFATPLKYDPKAAFTRTVAFTQGTVPIIQALSGNELVLEQSPDYRGVPVLASTRYIDQLGWGLVAKMDESEVNAMVYANRTVIYAAELGIVLLAVIVGVGLSIYISQPIENLKTYIEKVTHEGELIDPPRVTRGWQEVRELTAHFSYMMHTLRALNENLQDKIDERTAELTQANALLEKTANQDPLTSLFNRRFFTLRFEQELDRSTRYGCLFALVLLDIDYFKKINDQWGHDMGDEVLKEVARFLLASSRSSDLVARIGGEEFCILIPECEQDKVLVYLERLRCDLAELSFTAKDTLFTISASFGVAFYQPGMKSGKVLLKQADEALYEAKHAGRNQVCVYQGQLPS, from the coding sequence GTGAAGTTAAAACATCTGCTTATCGCAACCTTTATCTTAGTGACGGCACTGCCTCTTTTTATTGGGCTGTATTCCCTTAACAGCTACATGGGCGTGCAGTATCGGGAGCAGGTTAAGTCTAATCTGAGCGCCATTTCTCAAATTGCTAAACTGCGGATCCTTGCCGGGGTTGAGCGGGCAAACGACAATGTCGCGCAAATTGCCAGCAGAACCCAGTTACGTCGCTTGCTGGTGCTTTGGAATGACACACGCGACGCGCAATATCGGGCGCAACTTACCCGGATCATCAATGATGCAGCCTTAGACAGGTCCTATCTTAGAAGTATCGGGGTGTTTGACCACCAGGGTCAGTTTGTGACAGCAACGCATGGGTTTGAAAAGCTCAGCAGCCTGGCGTCTGCACAATTTGAAGATCGGCCGATCCGTCTTGAGCAGCATAATGGGGTTGTGCAGTTGAGTCGGGTTGCGCCTTTGCTGCTGGACGGGCGGTTAGCGGGTTATGTTAAGGTTGACTTCTCAACTCAGTTTTTGAATCAGCTGGTTCGGGACCGTACCGGTCTGGGCCAGACCGGAGAGTGGCTGATAGCCATGCAGGACGACAATGGTGATGCGTTGTTTGCGACTCCTTTGAAATACGATCCCAAAGCGGCATTCACGCGCACAGTGGCCTTTACACAAGGCACTGTGCCCATCATACAAGCTCTGTCCGGTAATGAACTTGTGCTTGAGCAATCTCCGGATTATCGCGGTGTCCCCGTGCTGGCATCAACCCGCTATATTGACCAGCTGGGGTGGGGACTGGTGGCCAAGATGGATGAAAGCGAAGTGAATGCCATGGTGTATGCCAATCGCACGGTCATTTATGCTGCTGAACTTGGGATTGTTCTGCTGGCCGTGATTGTTGGTGTTGGCTTGTCGATCTACATTTCTCAACCGATTGAAAACCTGAAGACTTATATTGAGAAAGTCACCCATGAAGGAGAGCTGATCGATCCCCCAAGGGTGACGCGTGGCTGGCAGGAGGTTCGCGAACTGACCGCACATTTTAGTTATATGATGCACACACTCAGGGCACTGAATGAAAACCTGCAGGACAAAATTGATGAGCGCACCGCAGAGCTGACACAGGCGAATGCCTTGCTGGAAAAAACGGCAAACCAGGATCCGCTGACAAGCCTGTTTAATCGACGCTTTTTCACCCTGCGTTTTGAGCAGGAACTGGACCGTTCTACGCGCTACGGGTGCTTGTTTGCTTTGGTTCTGCTCGATATTGATTACTTTAAAAAGATCAATGATCAGTGGGGCCATGATATGGGTGATGAGGTGCTCAAAGAGGTGGCGCGATTCTTACTGGCGTCCAGCCGTAGTTCTGATTTGGTGGCGCGCATTGGCGGCGAGGAATTCTGTATTTTGATCCCCGAATGTGAGCAAGATAAAGTGCTGGTTTATCTGGAGCGTTTGCGCTGTGACCTGGCAGAGTTAAGCTTTACTGCAAAAGATACATTATTCACAATTTCGGCAAGTTTTGGTGTGGCTTTTTATCAGCCTGGCATGAAAAGTGGTAAAGTGCTTTTAAAACAAGCGGATGAAGCTTTGTATGAGGCAAAACACGCAGGCCGTAACCAAGTGTGTGTTTATCAGGGACAATTGCCCAGCTAA
- a CDS encoding SOS response-associated peptidase family protein: MCGRLNITDDPFVIEILTGLGIANPRADMRFGRFKKATDSISIVHEENGQRQLSDATWWLLLDPQPGQGFKPSKYTSFNSRYDKLHVKGSAAYRPFHYSRCVIVVKGFGETQFVQGKPHHYYDFIAADGALCLGGLYKVWHHPDSGQKHYSCSVITLPAHPKLRRYHDKASPLILPPNSAELDAWLDSTQHDGGRFTHLLIPHLYQRLAAVQIDKPSQHHPVSEITYIAKDPPRNRV, from the coding sequence ATGTGTGGACGATTAAATATCACCGATGACCCTTTTGTGATCGAGATCTTAACAGGGCTGGGCATCGCAAACCCCAGAGCAGACATGCGCTTTGGCCGTTTTAAAAAGGCCACTGACAGCATCAGCATTGTTCATGAAGAAAACGGCCAGCGGCAACTCAGCGACGCAACCTGGTGGCTGCTACTGGACCCGCAACCAGGACAGGGGTTTAAGCCATCCAAATACACCTCTTTTAACAGCCGCTACGATAAGCTGCATGTCAAGGGTAGCGCTGCCTACCGGCCTTTCCACTACAGTCGCTGTGTTATTGTGGTAAAAGGATTTGGTGAAACCCAGTTTGTGCAGGGCAAACCACACCATTATTACGACTTTATCGCCGCAGACGGGGCTTTATGTTTGGGTGGGTTATATAAGGTATGGCACCATCCGGACAGCGGGCAAAAGCACTACTCCTGCTCAGTGATCACGCTGCCGGCACACCCTAAACTACGCCGTTATCACGATAAAGCGAGCCCGCTGATCCTGCCACCCAACTCAGCTGAACTCGACGCCTGGCTGGACAGCACACAACACGATGGCGGGCGCTTTACGCATTTGCTGATCCCGCACCTCTATCAGCGTCTGGCTGCTGTTCAGATAGACAAGCCCAGCCAGCATCACCCTGTAAGTGAGATCACTTATATCGCCAAAGATCCGCCCCGTAACAGAGTGTGA
- the imuA gene encoding translesion DNA synthesis-associated protein ImuA codes for MSNLIELLQRQDLVWQGTGLAERQQQGALTTTGFAELDKHLQGGFPAVGVVDLHTDLGIGELRLLLPSLMRQSGLTAVISPPARLNADALQRTGMDTSKLLEITPECPQEALWAAEQCLKSGACNSVLLWHGALQVHQVKRLQLAAQTGEACLYLLRHAHHAQGTLPVSLSLGLSPHARGLNVTVKKRKGGWAQAQFALDLSSRWPELTEHFHTQSKEMPQAARQYRTGR; via the coding sequence ATGAGCAATTTAATTGAACTACTACAGCGCCAGGATCTGGTATGGCAGGGCACCGGGCTTGCAGAGCGCCAGCAGCAAGGCGCATTGACCACAACGGGATTCGCTGAATTAGACAAACACCTGCAAGGCGGTTTTCCTGCCGTGGGGGTGGTCGACTTGCATACCGATCTGGGGATCGGCGAGCTAAGACTGTTATTGCCGAGCCTGATGCGGCAAAGCGGCCTGACGGCAGTGATTTCGCCGCCGGCACGGCTAAACGCCGATGCTTTACAGCGTACAGGCATGGATACCAGTAAACTGCTGGAGATCACACCTGAATGCCCACAGGAAGCGCTGTGGGCTGCTGAGCAGTGTCTGAAAAGCGGTGCCTGTAACAGTGTGTTGCTCTGGCATGGTGCGTTACAGGTTCATCAGGTTAAGCGCTTGCAACTGGCGGCTCAGACAGGCGAAGCGTGTTTGTACTTGTTGCGCCATGCCCATCATGCTCAGGGCACCTTGCCGGTTTCTTTAAGCCTGGGGCTTAGCCCACATGCGCGTGGCCTGAATGTCACCGTTAAAAAGCGTAAAGGCGGCTGGGCGCAGGCTCAGTTTGCATTAGATTTGTCATCGCGCTGGCCGGAACTGACCGAACACTTCCACACTCAGAGCAAAGAGATGCCACAAGCCGCGCGGCAATACCGTACAGGCAGGTAG
- a CDS encoding alkaline phosphatase D family protein — protein MKKTLLLLSISTALCSVHAFSAPEVHYDQCQSTFSYLGASYQGTTDKNNSGSQWCYLKQAIDGSSWGNVRVETIPEFTTITGKSCNTPSNYQGEQFYGCSTRNHSTPWCYVDEQGSWEECATETPEPLLSHTHPQQSKRLDRVALGSCFKTKGDMPAALARLIGHKPDLFFWLGDNIYADTTDMSTMRQKYDDKKRNADYQKFLAAKIPVMATWDDHDYGRNNDGKHYPKRAESQLEYLRHFDAPADDPRLNGRTGIYEAKMLGQKGEQTHVITLDARYFRSPTFSNYGECEGDNTTILGEEQWQWLEKELSKPSEIKLIASGIQVLPPLYQGRSRSSYCAYGDGKKFEQALNNLQESEMSGTSYESWAEVPLERERLLRLVQKSINAGNAKAVIFLSGDQHWGELLQKDIPASNAHGKMARVYEVTASGFGQNWPYHIENPLRLPVYADTKGDGNYTKQCQFPAKYAAVTYQGCITKDHDKPWCYTKVDESGNGVKGEWGNCAASGADIPTGQVGVVSKDIANLTTSNRHLINKSGSNYGMLDIDWQKRTIKMSIETAEEEAVSTIITF, from the coding sequence ATGAAAAAAACACTTTTATTGCTCAGCATCAGTACTGCACTTTGCTCTGTTCACGCGTTCAGCGCCCCGGAAGTGCACTATGATCAGTGCCAGAGCACTTTTAGCTATCTGGGTGCCAGTTACCAGGGCACAACGGATAAAAATAACTCAGGTAGTCAATGGTGTTACCTCAAGCAAGCTATTGATGGTTCAAGCTGGGGTAATGTTCGGGTTGAAACCATCCCAGAATTTACCACCATCACAGGTAAAAGCTGTAATACCCCTTCCAACTATCAGGGCGAACAGTTTTACGGTTGCTCTACGCGCAATCATAGCACGCCCTGGTGCTATGTTGACGAGCAAGGGAGCTGGGAAGAGTGCGCAACCGAAACGCCTGAGCCCCTGCTGAGTCATACGCATCCACAACAGAGTAAGCGCCTCGACCGAGTCGCACTGGGCTCCTGCTTTAAAACAAAAGGCGACATGCCTGCTGCACTGGCACGTCTGATAGGTCATAAACCGGACTTGTTTTTCTGGCTGGGCGACAATATTTACGCCGATACCACAGATATGAGTACCATGCGTCAGAAATATGATGACAAAAAACGTAACGCTGACTATCAAAAATTTCTGGCTGCCAAAATCCCGGTTATGGCCACCTGGGATGACCATGACTATGGCCGTAACAACGACGGCAAACACTACCCTAAACGCGCTGAAAGCCAGCTGGAATACTTGCGCCACTTTGATGCTCCGGCCGATGACCCCAGACTCAATGGCCGGACAGGGATTTATGAGGCCAAAATGCTAGGGCAAAAAGGTGAGCAGACGCATGTGATCACGCTGGATGCACGCTACTTTCGCTCTCCGACCTTTTCAAACTATGGGGAATGTGAAGGTGACAACACCACGATTTTGGGTGAGGAGCAATGGCAATGGCTGGAAAAGGAGCTTAGCAAGCCATCAGAAATTAAGCTGATCGCCAGTGGGATCCAGGTTTTACCCCCCTTATATCAGGGACGTAGCCGCAGTAGTTACTGTGCCTATGGCGATGGCAAAAAGTTCGAGCAGGCGCTGAACAACCTGCAAGAATCCGAGATGTCGGGCACCAGTTACGAATCCTGGGCCGAAGTGCCGCTGGAGCGTGAACGACTACTAAGACTTGTGCAAAAGTCTATCAATGCAGGCAACGCCAAAGCGGTTATTTTCTTGTCAGGCGATCAGCATTGGGGTGAGTTGCTACAAAAGGATATTCCCGCCAGTAACGCGCATGGCAAGATGGCCAGAGTCTACGAGGTCACCGCTTCCGGATTTGGACAAAATTGGCCCTATCACATCGAAAACCCGTTACGCCTGCCTGTTTATGCCGATACCAAAGGCGATGGCAACTACACCAAACAATGTCAATTCCCCGCTAAATATGCAGCAGTGACTTACCAGGGATGTATTACCAAGGATCATGACAAGCCCTGGTGTTACACCAAAGTCGATGAGAGTGGCAATGGTGTGAAAGGTGAATGGGGTAACTGTGCTGCAAGCGGTGCAGACATCCCGACCGGTCAGGTTGGTGTCGTCAGTAAAGATATCGCAAACCTCACCACCAGCAACCGCCACCTGATCAATAAGTCTGGCAGTAACTATGGCATGCTGGATATAGACTGGCAAAAGCGGACTATCAAAATGTCGATAGAAACTGCCGAAGAAGAGGCGGTATCGACCATTATTACTTTCTAG